The genomic DNA GGTCGTCAATCTGTATCGGGAGTGAGGACAATGTCCATGATTGATCTCGGCGGCAAGGTTGCCGTCGTTACCGGCGGGTCCTCCGGCATCGGGCTGGCGACCGTCGAACTGCTGCTCGAAGCGGGCGCCGCGGTGGCCCTGTGCGGCCGTGACGAAAACCGCCTGCGCAGCGCCGAAGCGCAGCTGCGCGGGCAGTTCCCCGGGTGCCGGCTCTACGCCGCCCCCTGCGACGTGCTCAGGCCGGAGCAGGTCGCCGCCTTTGCCGCCGACGTGCAAGCCACGCTGGGCAACGTCGACATGCTGGTCAACAACGCCGGCCAGGGCCGTGTCTCCACCTTTGCCAATACCGAGGACGCGGCCTGGATGGACGAGCTGCAGCTGAAGTTCTTCTCGGTGATCCACCCCACGCGCGCGTTCCTGCCGCAGCTGGAGCAGTCGGGGCAGGGCGCCATCGTCTGCGTCAACTCGCTGCTGGCGCAGCAGCCCGAGCCGCACATGGTGGCGACCTCCGCCGCGCGTGCCGGCGTGCTCAACCTGGTGCGCTCGATGGCCACCGAGTTCGCGCCCAAAGGTGTCCGCGTCAACGGCATCCTGATCGGACTGGTCGAGTCGGGCCAGTGGCGCCGCCGCTTCGAGGCGCGCCCCGAAGAAGACCGTCACCTGGACTGGGCCGCGTGGACCGCGCGCCTGGCCCGGCAGAAACATATTCCCCTTGGCCGCCTGGGCCTGCCTGTCGAGGCAGCCCGCGCCATCCTGTTCCTTGCCTCGCCGTTGTCTTCGTACACCACGGGCAGCCATATCGATATCTCCGGAGGACACTCCCGTCATGCCTAATCAACAACCGTACGAACAGCAGCAGGTCACCGTCGGCTGCGCCATCACGGCGTTTCTCGAACAGTGCGGCGTCAAGGCCGCGTTCGGCGTGATCTCGATCCACAACATGCCGATCCTCGACGCCATGGGCGAGCGCGGCAAGATCCGCTTCGTGCCGGCGCGCGGCGAAGCGGGCGGCACCAACATGGCCGACGCCTACGCCCGCACCACCGGTGGCCTGGGCGTGTGCCTGACCAGCACCGGCACCGCCGCGGGCAACGCCGCCGGCGCCATGGTCGAGGCGCTGACCGCCGGCACGCCGATGCTGCATATCACCGGCCAGATCGAGACCCCGTACCTGGACCAGAGCCTGGCCTACATCCACGAAGCGCCGGACCAGCTCACCATGCTGAAGGCCGTGTCGAAGGCCGCCTTCCGCATCCGCAGCGCGGACACCGCGCTCAGCACCATCAAGCTGGCGGTGCAGACCGCGCTGACGGCGCCGACCGGCCCGGTCAGCGTGGAGATCCCCATCGACATCCAGGCCGCGCTGATCGACCTGCCGGCCGACCTGCAGCCGCTGCCGGTGCCGCAGCACGTGCCGTCGGCGCACGCGCTGGACGCGCTGGCCGAGCGCCTGGTGCAGGCGAAGCGTCCGCTGCTGTGGCTGGGCGGCGGCGCGCGCCATGCCAGCAAGCAGGTGCAGCGCCTGCTCGACCTGGGCTTCGGCGTGGTCACCAGCACCCAGGGCCGCGGCATCGTGCCGGAGGACGATCCGCGCTCGTTGGGCGCGTTCAACCTGCACAAGCCGGTCGAGGCCTTCTACCAGAGCTGCGACGCGATGCTGGTGGTGGGCTCGCGCCTGCGCGGCAATGAAACCCTCAAGTACGAACTGAAGCTGCCGCGCCCGCTGCTGCGCATCGACGCCGATCCCGCCGCCGAAGGCCGCTGCTATATGAGCGACTACTTCGTCAGCGGTGATGCCGCGCTGGCGCTGGATGCGCTGGCCGACCGGCTCGAGCAGCGCATGCAGGTCGACCCGGCCTTCGCCGCCGACCTGCGCCGCGCGCACGACATCGCGGTCAACAGCCTGATCGACGGCCTGGGCCCGTATTCGGCGCTGGTGCAGGCGCTGCAGGGCGCGGTCGGGCGCAACTTCAACTGGGTGCGCGACGTGACCGTGTCGAACAGCACCTGGGGCAACCGCCAGCTGCGCATTTTCGATTCGCGTGCCGGCGTGCATGCGCTGGGCGGCGGCATCGGCCAGGGCCTGGCGATGGGCATCGGCGCCGCGATCGGCGCCGCGGCCACGGGCTCGGGCAAGAAGACCTTCACGCTGGCCGGCGACGGCGGCTTCATCCTGAACCTCGGCGAGCTGGCCACCGCGGTGCAGGAACGCGCTGACATGGTGATCGTGCTGATGAACGACAAGGGCTACGGCGTGATCAAGAACATCCAGGACGCGCAGTACGGCGGCCGCCGCCACTATGTGGACCTGCATACGCCGGACTACGCCACGCTGGCGAAGTCGCTGTCGCTGCGCCACGCGCGCGTCAGCAACCTGGCCGAGGTCGGCGCCGCGCTCCAGGCGGCCACGGCCGAGTCGGGCCCGTTCCTGCTGGAGATCGACATGCTGTCGATCGGCTCCTTCAAGACCATCTTCGCCGGCCCCCCGGTGAACAAGGACAACGAAGAGCCGGCGCGCGAACAAACCACTGTCACCGCCTGAGGGAGAGCCGCGATGCTGCATGTGTCCATGGTTGGCTGCGGCGCGATCGGCCGCGGCGTGCTGGAATTGCTCAAGAGCGATCCGGACGTGGTGTTTGACGTGGTGATCGTGCCGGAGCACACGATGGATGAGGCCCGCGGCGCGGTCTCCGCGCTGGCGCCCCGCGCCCGCGTCGCCACGCACCTGGACGATCAGCGCCCCGACCTGCTGGTCGAGTGCGCCGGCCACCATGCGCTGGAAGAGCATATCGTGCCGGCGCTGGAGCGCGGCATCCCGTGCATGGTGGTGTCGGTGGGCGCGCTGTCCGAACCCGGCATGGCCGAGCGGCTGGAAGCAGCGGCGCGTCGCGGCGGCACGCAGGTGCAGCTGCTGTCCGGCGCGATCGGCGCCATCGACGCGCTCGCCGCGGCCCGCGTCGGCGGGCTGGACGAAGTCATCTACACCGGCCGCAAGCCGGCGCGTGCGTGGACCGGCACGCCGGCCGAGCAGCTGTTCGAGCTGGACGCCCTGACCGAGACCACGGTGATCTTCGAAGGCAGCGCGCGCGACGCGGCGCGCCTGTACCCGAAGAACGCCAACGTCGCCGCCACGGTGTCGCTGGCCGGCCTGGGTCTCGATCGTACTTCGGTGAAGCTGCTGGCCGATCCGCATGCGGTGGAGAACGTGCATCACGTGGAAGCGCGCGGGGCGTTCGGCGGGTTTGAGCTGACCATGCGCGGCAAGCCGCTGGCGGCGAATCCGAAGACCTCGGCGCTGACGGTGTTCAGCGTGGTGCGGGCGCTGGGGAACCGGGCGCACGCGGTATCGATTTAAGGGCGCCAATCCATGCTGCCGGTTTGCTCCCCTCTCCCGCGAGCGGGAGAGGGGCCGGGGGTGAGGGCCGGCGTGTGCCAAGGACGAGGCGCTGAACTCCGTGAAAAGCGCTCGCCCTCACCCCCACCCCTCTCCCGCAAGCGGGAGAGGGGAGTCCCGCCGCAGCATCGGTGAGGGCATCGCAGCGAGATAAAGCAGTAAAGCCGGCAGCGGCCACGACAGACATAGCAGGCAACGACATGAACCGACAAGAAGTCCTTCCCATCTGCATCGCCGGCGAATGGCGCCTCGGCACCGGCGACCGCTACGGCACGCGCTACCCCGCCACCGGCGAGGTCGTGGCCGAACTGAACGCTGCCAGCCTGGCTGACGTGGAAGAAGCGGTGCAGGGCGCGCAGCGCGCCTTCGAAACCAGCGGCTGGGCCCAGCGCAAGCCGCACGAGCGTGCCGCCGTGCTGTACCGCGTGGCCGAGCTGATCCGCGCCAAGGGCGAGCAACTGGCGCAGCGCCAGCGCCTGGACAACGGCAAGCCCATCAGCGAGACGCGCGCGCTGGTTGCCA from Cupriavidus taiwanensis includes the following:
- a CDS encoding SDR family oxidoreductase, with amino-acid sequence MSMIDLGGKVAVVTGGSSGIGLATVELLLEAGAAVALCGRDENRLRSAEAQLRGQFPGCRLYAAPCDVLRPEQVAAFAADVQATLGNVDMLVNNAGQGRVSTFANTEDAAWMDELQLKFFSVIHPTRAFLPQLEQSGQGAIVCVNSLLAQQPEPHMVATSAARAGVLNLVRSMATEFAPKGVRVNGILIGLVESGQWRRRFEARPEEDRHLDWAAWTARLARQKHIPLGRLGLPVEAARAILFLASPLSSYTTGSHIDISGGHSRHA
- a CDS encoding thiamine pyrophosphate-binding protein, producing MPNQQPYEQQQVTVGCAITAFLEQCGVKAAFGVISIHNMPILDAMGERGKIRFVPARGEAGGTNMADAYARTTGGLGVCLTSTGTAAGNAAGAMVEALTAGTPMLHITGQIETPYLDQSLAYIHEAPDQLTMLKAVSKAAFRIRSADTALSTIKLAVQTALTAPTGPVSVEIPIDIQAALIDLPADLQPLPVPQHVPSAHALDALAERLVQAKRPLLWLGGGARHASKQVQRLLDLGFGVVTSTQGRGIVPEDDPRSLGAFNLHKPVEAFYQSCDAMLVVGSRLRGNETLKYELKLPRPLLRIDADPAAEGRCYMSDYFVSGDAALALDALADRLEQRMQVDPAFAADLRRAHDIAVNSLIDGLGPYSALVQALQGAVGRNFNWVRDVTVSNSTWGNRQLRIFDSRAGVHALGGGIGQGLAMGIGAAIGAAATGSGKKTFTLAGDGGFILNLGELATAVQERADMVIVLMNDKGYGVIKNIQDAQYGGRRHYVDLHTPDYATLAKSLSLRHARVSNLAEVGAALQAATAESGPFLLEIDMLSIGSFKTIFAGPPVNKDNEEPAREQTTVTA
- a CDS encoding aspartate dehydrogenase; amino-acid sequence: MLHVSMVGCGAIGRGVLELLKSDPDVVFDVVIVPEHTMDEARGAVSALAPRARVATHLDDQRPDLLVECAGHHALEEHIVPALERGIPCMVVSVGALSEPGMAERLEAAARRGGTQVQLLSGAIGAIDALAAARVGGLDEVIYTGRKPARAWTGTPAEQLFELDALTETTVIFEGSARDAARLYPKNANVAATVSLAGLGLDRTSVKLLADPHAVENVHHVEARGAFGGFELTMRGKPLAANPKTSALTVFSVVRALGNRAHAVSI